A stretch of Argopecten irradians isolate NY unplaced genomic scaffold, Ai_NY scaffold_0257, whole genome shotgun sequence DNA encodes these proteins:
- the LOC138312231 gene encoding astrocytic phosphoprotein PEA-15-like, which translates to MENSERGDDYNEVLYDVADELTAENVKSMLFLLNEDIPSSERERITTGIELISTLRSKELVGRTRLDYLKRLLSKIRRKDLEDRVKICEQKDQHR; encoded by the exons ATGGAGAACTCAGAGCGCGGAGATGACTATAACGAGGTCCTTTACGATGTGGCAGATGAACTGACGGCAG AGAATGTGAAAAGCATGCTGTTCCTATTAAATGAAGACATCCCAAGTTCTGAACGAGAACGAATCACTACTGGGATAGAACTCATATCGACATTAAGGAGTAAGGAATTAGTGGGACGCACTCGCCTTGATTATCTCAAACGACTTCTGTCAAAGATCAGGAGAAAAGATCTTGAAGATCGAGTTAAGATATGTGAACAAAAAGATCAGCACAggtaa
- the LOC138312233 gene encoding uncharacterized protein, translating to MPSESDFEELLQNISNELTDKKRDELKFLGRSFFDNLEEMEGLERCATGKDVLDFFVRKEIVSKHNVSKLQSSFENIGGCNRIREMLNLYTEKMKNIHSAKERSMWQELVPNFVETLTCKNVKERVEKEHLAILRGPPAAGKSQTCCWYASDFRQHAKHIAYKLLCKSKDDLLTSFRGFLEFSKMKFEQENEGKSEYVIHMAEVAISLIKTGEKDGKVYLLIFDDVTEETCGVVEQIIHSFHQIHKARNLRMLCSTNYSKFYEQCTQNENVFEDVEGVEESEALKFFKEPIKQKNSEKDIQALAKTMGYLPYGLVLANSYMYTTGMSVKMYIDKLTDKEFLKQVEKIMRGTSQEYDKGLVSAQMLTIEGVEKTSSVHMKMLLQFIPFLHHHEIPIRLLKKLLPDSMDDRDKDTVVFELIANIRKYCLSGEIQFEHQTQAISIHAVTALVLDLRLSREEKESTIRDLLCFFCENISIDCRLHLTLLSNLELQPHATKVVLCATKLKLDKKKACMFLMCTLHAAIGVTFRVSGVESLLADEHLNEAKKLGFQLIKTDPETLMITTEEMEALDGMEYIEDDRKGFLVIYSRQNKYAGTDERDSEMEKHRQNAKMKDLQTKKMFQDLVNVAKDFPEDLIPDIVIHTERTVHDLDHLEKVAEFSGDKKHVDERKRGRLSNELYRKLLDKQQAMPRDKLGEVTVVEMMVTILYNSGRAHYYQSKSHHQLSLVSWNELRLAYLLGKLLRERYPEFPSVQSLITRRNGILYHCLVSRKHVNESGKEKDDILHTIISKYEDMLNEKDSNYYEYGIIKVSEHQRLHHDAMCLKLLLKCYITRIANAADDENKSRHFQDGKKHANKLEKLLGDRHMCRWLALPGFHVQVARFFLKNESEKAEEHFRLAVKMEKEYNLQRLSHFALQGQFGLIDCLIRRGTKTSLEEAADICGMLVRSLHESNFRKIYQKAVDTSNEVKRLIVKKRRVVHEGEGSETE from the exons ATGCCGTCAGAAAGTGATTTCGAAGAATTGCTCCAAAATATAAGCAACGAATTAACAGACA AAAAACGTGATGAACTGAAATTTCTTGGAAGAAGCTTTTTTGACAACCTTGAGGAGATGGAGGGTTTAGAGAGATGTGCTACGGGCAAGGACGTGCTGGATTTCTTCGTTAGGAAAGAAATCGTCAGCAAACACAACGTTTCGAAATTACAGTCTAGTTTTGAAAATATCGGTGGCTGTAATAGAATTCGAGAAATGCTGAatctatatacagaaaaaatgaaaaatattcattcag CCAAGGAGAGATCCATGTGGCAAGAACTAGTTCCCAATTTTGTTGAGACACTGACATGCAAGAACGTGAAAGAACGTGTAGAGAAAGAACATTTGGCGATACTCAGGG GACCACCCGCTGCAGGAAAATCCCAAACATGTTGTTGGTATGCAAGCGACTTTCGACAACACGCTAAACACATAGCATACAAGCTTCTGTGTAAAAGTAAAGACGACCTATTAACGAGCTTTAGAGGCTTTTTGGAATTTTCGAAGATGAAATTTGAACAAGAGAATGAAGGAAAAAGTGAATATGTCATACACATGGCGGAAGTTGCTATATCTTTAATAAAAACTGGCGAAAAGGATGGCAAAGTATATCTGCTCATCTTTGACGATGTTACTGAAGAGACATGCGGGGTAGTGGAGCAAATCATTCACTCATTTCATCAAATTCACAAAGCAAGAAATCTCAGAATGTTATGCTCTACCAACTACTCTAAGTTTTACGAACAGTGTActcaaaatgaaaatgtttttgagGATGTTGAGGGAGTTGAGGAATCAGAGGCTTTAAAGTTTTTCAAGGAACCAATCAAACAGAAAAATTCCGAAAAAGACATTCAGGCCTTGGCAAAAACAATGGGATATCTACCCTACGGATTGGTTCTTGCGAACTCGTATATGTACACGACTGGCATGTCGGTAaagatgtacatagacaaactCACGGACAAAGAGTTTCTTAAACAAGTAGAGAAAATAATGAGAGGTACCTCACAAGAATATGACAAAGGGCTAGTATCTGCTCAGATGCTCACAATCGAAGGAGTGGAAAAGACATCGTCAGTACATATGAAGATGCTATTACAGTTCATACCTTTCCTGCACCACCACGAAATTCCTATCCGACTTCTGAAAAAACTACTTCCAGACAGCATGGACGACAGAGATAAAGACACTGTCGTTTTCGAGCTGATAGCGAACATTCGAAAGTATTGTCTAAGCGGTGAAATTCAATTTGAGCACCAGACGCAAGCTATTTCCATACATGCTGTGACAGCATTGGTATTAGATTTGAGATTATCCAGAGAAGAGAAAGAGTCGACCATCAGGGACTTGCTCTGTTTCTTTTGCGAAAATATCAGCATTGATTGCCGGCTTCATCTAACTCTGCTCAGCAACTTAGAACTGCAGCCTCACGCTACCAAAGTTGTTCTGTGTGCTACTAAATTGAAATTAGACAAAAAGAAAGCATGCATGTTTCTAATGTGTACTCTTCATGCCGCCATTGGGGTAACTTTTCGAGTGAGTGGAGTGGAAAGCTTGCTAGCAGACGAACATTTAAACGAAGCAAAGAAACTTGGGTTTCAGCTAATCAAAACTGATCCCGAGACGCTTATGATAACGACAGAAGAAATGGAAGCATTAGACGGTATGGAATACATTGAGGATGACAGAAAAGGTTTTCTTGTCATCTATTCGAGACAAAACAAATATGCTGGAACTGATGAAAGGGACAGCGAGATGGAGAAGCATCGACAAAACGCAAAAATGAAAGATTTGCAAACTAAAAAGATGTTCCAAGATCTAGTAAATGTAGCGAAAGACTTCCCTGAAGACTTGATACCAGACATCGTTATACACACAGAACGAACTGTTCATGATTTAGATCATTTGGAAAAAGTTGCTGAGTTTTCTGGAGACAAGAAACATGTTGATGAACGTAAAAGAGGCCGACTCAGCAATGAATTGTACAGAAAACTGCTTGACAAACAACAAGCGATGCCTCGAGATAAGCTAGGGGAAGTAACTGTTGTGGAAATGATGGTAACAATACTGTACAACAGTGGCAGAGCCCATTACTACCAAAGTAAATCACATCACCAGTTATCACTTGTTAGCTGGAATGAACTTCGTCTGGCATACCTGCTCGGGAAATTATTGCGGGAGCGATATCCAGAATTCCCATCCGTGCAGAGTCTGATCACGAGACGAAATGGTATCTTGTACCATTGTTTGGTCAGTAGGAAACATGTCAATGAATCAGGAAAAGAGAAAGATGATATCCTACACACGATCATTTCCAAATACGAAGATATGCTGAATGAAAAAGACTCGAATTACTATGAGTACGGCATCATTAAAGTTAGCGAACACCAACGTCTGCATCACGACGCAATGTGTTTGAAGCTTCTCCTCAAGTGTTACATTACCAGAATAGCGAACGCAGCTGATGACGAGAACAAAAGTCGTCACTTTCAGGATGGAAAGAAACATGCCAACAAGCTGGAAAAACTTCTAGGTGACAGACACATGTGTCGGTGGCTTGCCCTTCCAGGATTCCATGTCCAAGTAGCAAGgttttttctcaaaaatgaATCGGAAAAGGCTGAGGAGCACTTCAGACTTGCCGTGAAGATGGAGAAAGAGTATAATTTGCAAAGATTATCTCATTTTGCTCTGCAGGGTCAATTTGGACTGATTGACTGTCTCATACGTCGCGGTACCAAAACTTCTCTCGAAGAGGCTGCCGACATATGCGGGATGCTGGTCAGATCTCTGCACGAATCCAATTTCAGGAAAATTTACCAAAAAGCAGTGGATACCTCAAATGAAGTCAAAAGGCTGATCGTCAAAAAGCGGCGTGTAGTACATGAAGGCGAAGGAAGTGAAACTGAATGA